In Flavobacterium lacustre, a genomic segment contains:
- a CDS encoding L-threonylcarbamoyladenylate synthase: MAQFIKIYEDKPNEAAIAKVVKVLKDGGLVIYPTDTVYGLGCDITNTKALERIAKIKGVKLDKANFSFICHDLSNLSDYVKQIDTATFKILKRALPGPYTFILPGNNNLPKEFKKKTTVGIRVPDNSIALEIVRQLGNPIVSTSIRDEDDVIEYTTDPELIFEKWQNQVDMVIDGGYGDNMGSTIIDLSGDEPIVIREGKGTLEIL, translated from the coding sequence ATGGCACAATTTATAAAAATATACGAAGACAAACCCAATGAAGCTGCTATTGCAAAAGTAGTAAAGGTTTTAAAAGATGGAGGATTAGTTATTTATCCAACCGATACGGTTTATGGTTTGGGGTGTGATATTACCAATACCAAAGCATTGGAACGCATTGCCAAAATTAAAGGCGTCAAATTAGACAAGGCTAATTTTTCGTTTATTTGTCACGATTTAAGCAATTTATCGGATTATGTGAAACAAATTGATACGGCTACTTTTAAGATTCTAAAAAGAGCTTTGCCGGGTCCTTACACTTTCATTTTACCGGGAAATAATAATTTACCGAAAGAATTTAAAAAGAAAACAACGGTAGGAATTCGGGTTCCTGATAATTCGATTGCATTAGAAATTGTACGTCAATTGGGAAATCCTATTGTTTCAACTTCTATTCGAGATGAAGATGATGTGATTGAATACACCACAGATCCTGAACTCATTTTTGAGAAATGGCAAAATCAAGTTGACATGGTTATTGATGGTGGTTATGGTGACAATATGGGTTCAACTATTATTGATTTATCCGGAGATGAACCAATTGTTATAAGAGAGGGAAAAGGAACTTTAGAAATCTTGTAA
- a CDS encoding aminopeptidase P N-terminal domain-containing protein, with amino-acid sequence MTRKLSFILTVFFVCVTMAQNGTPTDYLSAQFHKEKRAALRAKMPKNSVAVFFGNPVRNRANDVDYVYHQDPDFYYLTGYKEPNCVLVIFSEDQMDKDGSTYNEILYVQEKNPKAEQWTGIRLGTEGAKTSLGFDVALNGKEFINSSINYSSFSNVLFKEFENDYRDSKREKADLFKLIQAFKVQVGYTEKSNSPTDSKMQNEMNLKKNITSKKATLDSKSIGTYMASLREKKSKEEMVLLTKAIRISAMGQREIMKAMHPGMSEIEIQGIHEFIYKKYGSEYEGYPSIVGAGNNGCVLHYIENSKMKVENDLVLMDLGAEYHGYSADVTRTIPANGKFSTEQKLIYDLVYDAQEAGIAEAKIGNSFSTPDQAARKVISEGLIKLGIIKKEDESRKYFPHGTSHHIGLDVHDPGLYNAFEANMVVTVEPGIYIPNGSDCDKKWWGIAVRIEDDILITPNGPINLSAEAPRKSNEIEALMNEKSVLNTFSLPNLD; translated from the coding sequence ATGACCCGTAAACTTTCTTTTATCCTCACAGTATTTTTTGTTTGCGTTACCATGGCGCAAAACGGAACTCCAACCGATTACCTATCAGCTCAATTTCATAAAGAAAAAAGAGCCGCTTTGCGAGCAAAAATGCCTAAAAATAGTGTAGCTGTATTTTTTGGCAATCCTGTTCGAAACCGAGCGAATGATGTAGATTATGTGTACCATCAGGATCCTGATTTTTATTATTTGACAGGATATAAAGAACCCAATTGTGTTTTAGTAATTTTCTCTGAGGATCAAATGGATAAAGACGGAAGTACGTATAATGAAATACTGTATGTTCAGGAAAAAAATCCAAAAGCAGAACAATGGACCGGAATTCGTTTAGGAACAGAAGGTGCAAAAACCAGTTTAGGCTTTGATGTGGCTTTGAATGGCAAAGAATTCATCAACTCCAGCATAAACTATTCTAGTTTTAGTAACGTACTTTTTAAGGAATTTGAAAACGATTACAGAGATTCTAAACGAGAAAAAGCAGATTTATTTAAACTGATTCAAGCCTTTAAAGTTCAAGTTGGCTACACTGAAAAGTCAAATTCACCAACAGATTCGAAAATGCAAAACGAAATGAATCTCAAAAAAAATATTACTTCTAAGAAAGCAACTTTAGATTCTAAATCAATTGGGACATACATGGCCAGCTTGCGGGAAAAAAAATCCAAAGAGGAAATGGTTTTATTGACCAAAGCCATACGAATTTCGGCAATGGGACAACGCGAAATCATGAAAGCAATGCATCCAGGAATGTCAGAAATTGAAATTCAAGGGATTCATGAATTCATTTATAAAAAATATGGCAGTGAATACGAAGGATATCCTTCAATAGTAGGAGCCGGGAATAACGGTTGCGTTTTGCATTATATCGAAAACAGCAAAATGAAAGTTGAAAATGATTTAGTTTTAATGGATTTAGGAGCGGAATATCATGGTTATAGTGCTGATGTAACCCGAACGATTCCGGCCAACGGGAAATTTTCTACAGAACAAAAATTGATATATGATTTAGTATATGATGCACAGGAAGCAGGAATTGCTGAAGCAAAAATCGGAAACAGTTTTAGCACGCCTGATCAAGCTGCACGTAAAGTCATTAGCGAAGGCTTAATCAAATTAGGGATTATCAAAAAAGAAGACGAATCCCGCAAGTATTTCCCACACGGAACATCACATCATATCGGATTAGATGTGCATGATCCAGGCTTGTACAATGCATTTGAAGCCAATATGGTTGTTACCGTAGAACCTGGGATTTACATTCCAAACGGAAGTGATTGTGATAAAAAATGGTGGGGAATTGCCGTACGAATTGAAGATGATATTTTAATTACTCCTAATGGTCCAATTAATTTATCTGCGGAAGCTCCAAGAAAATCGAATGAAATTGAAGCACTTATGAATGAAAAAAGTGTTTTGAATACTTTTTCATTACCCAATTTAGATTAA
- a CDS encoding OmpA/MotB family protein codes for MRKIVIALSVLALLTSCVSKKKYTDLEARNKETQDLLNTCTVKLNSCLEEKAALSATAATLKEQNQGLISVSKDMTILSTKGAENIEKALESIKEKDLKISRMQDALTKKDSVTLALVTSLKSSVGISDPDIEINVEKGVVFISIADKLLFKSGSYEVTDRAKSVLAKVAKVVNDKPDFECMVEGHTDSVPYRGTGILLDNWDLSVKRSTSIIRVLTGDLGVNPAQLIAAGRSSYIPLVANDSAENKARNRRTRIVVLPKIDQFYDMIEKEMKKQKQ; via the coding sequence ATGAGAAAAATAGTAATTGCTTTATCAGTTCTAGCGCTACTAACTTCATGTGTTTCTAAAAAGAAATATACAGATCTGGAAGCCAGAAACAAAGAAACCCAAGATTTGTTAAACACTTGTACGGTTAAACTAAACTCTTGTTTGGAAGAAAAAGCAGCACTTTCCGCTACTGCTGCCACCTTAAAAGAACAAAATCAAGGTTTAATAAGTGTTTCAAAAGACATGACTATTTTGTCTACTAAAGGGGCTGAAAATATTGAGAAAGCATTAGAATCTATAAAAGAGAAAGATTTAAAAATCAGCAGAATGCAAGATGCGTTAACTAAAAAAGACAGTGTTACATTGGCTTTGGTTACAAGCTTAAAAAGTTCTGTTGGAATTTCAGATCCGGATATAGAAATCAATGTTGAAAAAGGAGTTGTTTTTATCTCTATTGCTGACAAATTATTGTTTAAAAGCGGTAGTTATGAAGTAACAGACAGAGCAAAAAGTGTTTTGGCTAAAGTGGCTAAAGTAGTAAACGACAAACCTGATTTTGAATGTATGGTTGAAGGACATACGGATAGCGTACCTTACAGAGGAACAGGAATTCTTCTTGACAACTGGGATTTGAGTGTAAAACGTTCGACTTCAATTATTCGTGTATTGACAGGAGATTTAGGTGTAAATCCAGCACAGTTGATTGCTGCGGGAAGAAGCTCTTACATTCCTTTGGTAGCGAATGATTCTGCTGAAAACAAAGCTAGAAACAGAAGAACTCGTATTGTAGTTTTACCAAAAATCGATCAGTTTTATGATATGATTGAAAAAGAAATGAAAAAACAAAAACAATAG
- a CDS encoding sulfite exporter TauE/SafE family protein encodes MENYILILLCIAAFAAGFIDAIVGGGGLIQTPVGLILLPNLPVSTVIGTLKIPAFSGTSFAAFQYLKKVEMNWKLLGVMMALAFPSAFLGSTVLTYVSNDFMKPLLLVVLSFLVIYTYAKKNFGQHVEKTISARTQILNAVGISFIVGFYDGFIGPGTGSFLVVAFIALMGFDFLHASANAKMVNLSTNFGSICLFVLKGKIIWAIAIPMAFSNAFGGWLGAKLAINKGNSFIRIFFLIVVIGTLIRFAYDVFFK; translated from the coding sequence TTGGAAAACTACATTCTTATTTTACTGTGCATAGCGGCTTTTGCGGCAGGATTTATTGATGCAATTGTTGGCGGAGGCGGATTGATTCAAACTCCTGTTGGCTTGATTTTATTACCAAATTTACCTGTTTCAACCGTTATTGGCACATTGAAAATTCCAGCTTTCAGTGGTACTTCATTTGCCGCTTTTCAATACTTGAAAAAAGTAGAAATGAATTGGAAACTGCTGGGTGTAATGATGGCATTGGCTTTTCCGTCGGCATTTTTAGGATCAACGGTCTTAACTTATGTCAGTAATGATTTCATGAAACCACTGTTGCTTGTTGTACTCTCTTTTTTAGTGATTTATACCTATGCGAAGAAAAATTTTGGGCAACATGTTGAAAAAACAATTTCAGCAAGAACTCAAATTCTAAATGCAGTAGGAATTAGTTTTATTGTTGGTTTTTACGATGGTTTTATAGGACCGGGAACAGGAAGTTTTTTGGTTGTGGCTTTCATTGCATTGATGGGATTTGACTTTTTGCATGCTTCCGCAAATGCCAAAATGGTTAATTTATCTACTAATTTTGGTTCAATTTGCTTGTTCGTTTTAAAAGGAAAAATCATTTGGGCCATTGCAATTCCTATGGCGTTCAGTAATGCTTTTGGAGGTTGGCTTGGCGCCAAATTAGCTATTAATAAAGGAAATAGTTTTATTCGAATTTTCTTTTTGATTGTGGTTATTGGTACGCTGATTCGTTTTGCTTACGACGTATTTTTTAAATAA
- a CDS encoding ATP-dependent helicase yields MQKYIDQLNEAQREPVLQKDGPMIIIAGAGSGKTRVLTIRIAYLMSQGVDSFSILSLTFTNKAAREMKKRISDIVGSGEAKNLWMGTFHSVFARILRSEADHLGYPSNFTIYDSQDSLRCISGIIKEMQLDRDVYKPKQVLSRISSYKNSLVTVKAYFNNPELQEADAMSKKPRLGEIYQNYVDRCFKAGAMDFDDLLLKTNELLTRFPEVLAKYQNRFRYILVDEYQDTNHSQYLIVRALSDKFQNICVVGDDAQSIYAFRGANINNILNFQKDYEGVKTFRLEQNYRSTKNIVEAANTIIDKNKTKLDKIVWTANDFGPKIKVHRSLTDAEEGRFVASTIFEQKMQNQLHNGAFAILYRTNAQSRAMEDALRKRDIPYRIYGGLSFYQRKEIKDVLCYLRLVINPKDEEALVRVINYPARGIGDTTVEKLTIAANHYKRSIWEVMQNIDKIDLKLNSGTKQKLLDFVTMIQSFQVINENQDAFYITDHVAKKTGLVQELKKDATPEGMAKIQNIEELLNGIKDFTEGQKEIDGARGALSEFMEDVALATDLDKDTSDEDRVALMTIHLAKGLEFPHVFVVGMEEDLFPSAMSMSTRSELEEERRLFYVALTRAEHQAYLTYAQSRYRWGKLTDSEASRFIEEIDGQYLEYLTPEESNYRYKPMIDSDIFGDVDKSKLRLAKPIGGTPPKHITDNEPKSDINIRKLKPVSGSGASSSGANLFDNKLVTGNIVMHERFGKGEIINLEGVGADKKAEIRFEVGGIKKLLLRFAKLDVIG; encoded by the coding sequence ATGCAAAAATATATAGACCAACTTAACGAAGCACAACGCGAACCCGTTTTACAAAAAGACGGCCCCATGATTATTATTGCGGGTGCGGGTTCTGGTAAAACAAGGGTTTTGACCATACGAATTGCGTATTTGATGAGTCAAGGTGTAGATTCGTTTAGTATTTTGTCGCTGACTTTTACCAATAAAGCAGCGCGAGAAATGAAAAAAAGAATCTCTGATATTGTGGGTTCCGGAGAAGCCAAAAACCTTTGGATGGGAACATTCCACTCTGTTTTTGCCCGAATATTACGTTCCGAAGCCGATCATTTGGGTTATCCTTCGAATTTTACGATTTATGATTCACAGGATTCCTTGCGTTGTATTTCAGGGATTATAAAAGAAATGCAATTGGATCGTGATGTTTATAAACCGAAACAAGTTTTAAGCCGAATTTCAAGTTATAAAAACAGTTTGGTAACGGTAAAAGCCTATTTCAATAATCCGGAATTACAAGAAGCCGATGCAATGTCCAAAAAACCACGATTGGGTGAGATTTATCAAAATTACGTAGATCGATGTTTCAAAGCCGGCGCAATGGATTTTGATGATTTACTTTTAAAAACCAACGAATTACTAACTCGTTTTCCGGAAGTTTTAGCAAAATATCAGAATCGTTTCCGCTATATTTTGGTTGATGAGTACCAAGATACCAATCATTCCCAATATTTGATTGTTCGTGCTTTATCAGATAAATTTCAAAATATCTGTGTGGTAGGAGATGATGCGCAAAGTATTTATGCGTTTCGTGGTGCCAACATCAACAACATCCTGAATTTCCAGAAAGATTATGAAGGAGTGAAAACCTTTAGATTAGAGCAAAATTATCGTTCTACAAAAAACATTGTGGAAGCCGCCAATACGATTATTGATAAGAACAAAACCAAACTCGATAAAATTGTTTGGACTGCCAATGATTTTGGTCCAAAAATAAAAGTGCATCGCAGCCTTACCGATGCCGAAGAAGGTCGTTTTGTTGCCAGCACTATTTTTGAACAAAAAATGCAAAACCAATTGCATAATGGTGCTTTTGCTATTTTGTATCGTACCAATGCCCAATCACGCGCCATGGAAGATGCGTTGAGAAAACGAGATATTCCGTATCGGATTTATGGTGGTTTATCTTTTTACCAAAGAAAAGAAATCAAAGACGTTTTGTGTTATTTACGTTTGGTTATCAATCCAAAAGATGAAGAAGCTTTGGTACGTGTAATCAATTATCCGGCTCGTGGAATCGGAGACACAACCGTTGAAAAACTGACTATTGCTGCCAATCATTACAAGCGTTCCATATGGGAAGTGATGCAAAATATTGACAAAATAGACTTGAAATTAAATTCAGGAACCAAGCAAAAATTGCTCGATTTTGTAACGATGATTCAGAGTTTTCAAGTAATTAATGAAAATCAGGATGCCTTTTATATTACCGATCATGTAGCTAAAAAAACAGGTTTAGTACAAGAATTAAAAAAGGATGCTACTCCGGAAGGAATGGCTAAAATCCAGAATATTGAAGAATTGTTAAACGGTATCAAAGATTTTACCGAAGGACAAAAAGAAATTGACGGTGCTCGTGGCGCTTTGTCTGAGTTTATGGAAGATGTGGCTTTGGCTACGGATTTAGACAAAGATACCAGCGACGAAGATCGGGTGGCATTAATGACCATACATTTAGCCAAAGGACTTGAATTTCCTCATGTTTTTGTAGTTGGTATGGAAGAAGATTTGTTTCCAAGTGCGATGAGTATGAGTACTCGAAGTGAACTCGAAGAAGAACGCCGTTTGTTTTATGTCGCTTTGACCCGTGCGGAACATCAAGCGTATTTAACTTATGCACAATCCCGATATCGTTGGGGAAAATTAACGGACAGCGAAGCTTCTCGTTTTATTGAAGAAATTGACGGTCAATATTTGGAATATCTGACTCCCGAAGAATCAAATTATCGTTATAAACCTATGATTGACAGCGATATTTTTGGTGATGTAGATAAATCTAAATTGCGTTTAGCAAAACCAATAGGTGGAACACCACCAAAACACATTACCGATAATGAACCCAAATCGGATATAAACATTCGAAAACTGAAGCCTGTTTCAGGTTCCGGAGCATCTTCCAGCGGAGCAAATTTATTTGACAATAAATTAGTTACAGGAAATATCGTAATGCACGAACGCTTTGGAAAAGGAGAAATCATTAATCTGGAAGGAGTAGGAGCTGATAAAAAAGCCGAAATTCGTTTTGAAGTTGGCGGAATCAAGAAATTACTTTTACGCTTTGCAAAACTGGATGTAATTGGCTAA
- a CDS encoding M1 family metallopeptidase, which translates to MKYLFLFISTFAFAQQTQFVDFKSVLGKIAINPTEKMVSGDVIYDFEVLKPIDTIKIDAQNMTFSNIKVNGNSISFLNTTKQLQLIFPFKKGNNKLTFEYSAKPKQTMYFVGSEENNNLEIWTQGQGKYTSHWFPSFDDVNEKVVFNLNIVFNKDYQVISNGLLQFKSELYGLCVWNYRMQKPMSSYLLMLAIGKYDKISQKSKSGIPLELYIEPKEVSKFEHTYRNSKQIFDFLETAIGVKYPWEIYKQVPVRDFLYAGMENTSATLFTTRYVVDSVGFEDRSYTNVNAHELAHQWFGNLVTAESGKHHWLQEGFATYYALLAEKEIYGEDYFYAKLYESAQQLKFASRTDTIPVLNAKASSLTFYQKGAWALFVLQENIGQKAFKKAVKMYLKKHSFQNVNTQDFLAEIRKVSHYDLDAFSKVWLENSSFNTLEANNLLNKNKAIRVQFEVDKWKNKPLIEKKAFLKKILQSDVYYTVKEAVILQLKNETFEAKKELLELALATNNWQIRQAVASSLNQIPADFREQYETLLNDKSYQTQEIALYNLWNNFPENSFDYLDLSKDWIGFNDYNLRTLWLSLALSTPNYATNKESLIAELIHYSSINYEATTRQNALEKLIAFNLVNDMVLKNLVNATTHHMWQFSKFGRDNIRILLKKPILRISFERLLPDLNEKEQFQLNRLLKE; encoded by the coding sequence ATGAAATACCTATTCCTATTTATTTCTACATTCGCCTTTGCGCAACAAACTCAATTTGTTGATTTTAAATCGGTTTTGGGTAAAATTGCCATCAATCCAACAGAAAAAATGGTTTCGGGTGATGTAATTTATGATTTTGAAGTTTTAAAACCCATTGATACCATCAAAATAGATGCACAAAACATGACTTTTTCGAATATAAAAGTCAACGGTAACAGCATCTCTTTTTTGAATACCACAAAACAATTGCAATTGATTTTTCCGTTTAAAAAAGGAAATAATAAACTGACTTTTGAATATTCGGCAAAGCCAAAACAAACGATGTATTTTGTAGGTTCCGAAGAAAATAATAATCTGGAAATTTGGACACAAGGACAAGGAAAATACACCAGTCATTGGTTTCCCAGTTTTGATGATGTAAATGAAAAGGTTGTTTTTAATTTGAATATTGTTTTTAATAAAGACTATCAGGTGATTTCAAACGGTCTTTTGCAATTTAAATCCGAATTATATGGGCTTTGCGTTTGGAATTACCGCATGCAAAAACCCATGAGTTCTTATTTATTGATGTTAGCCATCGGAAAATATGATAAAATTTCTCAGAAATCAAAATCCGGAATTCCTTTAGAATTGTATATAGAACCTAAAGAGGTATCGAAATTTGAACACACATATCGCAATTCTAAGCAAATATTTGATTTTCTGGAGACGGCAATAGGCGTAAAATATCCTTGGGAAATCTACAAGCAAGTACCCGTTCGGGATTTTTTATATGCTGGAATGGAAAACACCTCGGCTACACTGTTTACCACTCGTTATGTGGTTGATAGTGTAGGTTTTGAAGATCGAAGTTATACAAATGTAAACGCACATGAATTGGCACACCAATGGTTTGGTAATTTGGTAACTGCCGAAAGCGGAAAACACCATTGGTTACAAGAAGGTTTTGCTACCTATTATGCCTTACTTGCCGAAAAGGAAATTTACGGAGAGGATTACTTTTATGCTAAATTATACGAATCGGCTCAACAATTAAAATTTGCTTCCAGAACTGATACCATTCCTGTTTTGAATGCCAAAGCCAGCTCTTTGACTTTTTATCAAAAAGGAGCTTGGGCCTTATTTGTATTACAAGAAAATATAGGGCAAAAAGCATTTAAAAAAGCCGTTAAAATGTATTTAAAAAAGCATTCATTTCAAAACGTAAATACACAGGATTTCTTAGCTGAAATACGAAAAGTATCTCATTATGATTTAGATGCTTTTAGTAAAGTATGGCTTGAGAATTCAAGTTTTAACACATTAGAAGCGAATAATTTATTAAATAAAAACAAAGCTATAAGAGTTCAATTTGAAGTTGATAAATGGAAAAATAAACCTTTGATAGAAAAGAAAGCTTTTTTAAAAAAAATACTTCAGTCTGATGTCTATTATACCGTGAAAGAAGCTGTTATTCTGCAATTAAAAAACGAAACATTTGAAGCTAAAAAAGAGTTATTAGAATTAGCTTTAGCAACAAATAATTGGCAAATCCGACAAGCTGTGGCAAGTTCATTAAATCAAATTCCGGCTGATTTCAGGGAACAATACGAGACATTACTTAACGACAAATCGTATCAAACACAAGAAATTGCTTTGTATAATTTATGGAATAATTTTCCCGAAAATAGTTTTGACTATTTAGACTTGTCGAAAGATTGGATTGGTTTCAATGATTATAATCTAAGGACATTGTGGCTTTCATTAGCGCTTTCAACACCCAATTATGCAACTAATAAAGAATCCTTAATAGCAGAATTAATTCATTATTCGTCTATAAATTATGAAGCTACAACGCGACAAAATGCTTTAGAAAAACTGATTGCTTTTAATTTAGTCAACGATATGGTTTTGAAAAATTTGGTCAATGCGACAACACATCACATGTGGCAATTTTCTAAATTTGGAAGAGACAATATTCGGATTTTATTGAAAAAACCAATACTGAGAATTTCTTTCGAACGACTTTTACCGGACTTGAATGAAAAAGAGCAATTTCAACTGAACCGATTGTTGAAGGAATAA
- a CDS encoding diphthine--ammonia ligase yields MKKKALFNWSSGKDSALALYKTLQNPEFEISCLLTSVNQQFQRISMHGVRVGLLEQQAKSIGLPLEIMQIPEMPTMEVYEAVMRETLLKLKNQGVTHSVFGDIFLEDLRKYREDKLAEIGFEGVFPLWKIPTQDLIQEFMNLGFKTIVVCVNERFLDKSFVGRIIDQDFINDLPKNVDVCGENGEFHTFTFDGPIFSKPIQFEIGEVVYRKYERPKEEDASDTACDTSASDAFDFGFWYCDLVEK; encoded by the coding sequence TTGAAAAAGAAAGCCCTATTTAACTGGAGCAGCGGAAAAGATTCTGCGCTGGCCTTATACAAAACGTTACAAAATCCTGAATTTGAAATTAGCTGCCTCTTAACCAGCGTAAACCAACAGTTTCAACGCATTTCGATGCACGGTGTTCGGGTCGGATTATTAGAACAACAAGCCAAAAGTATTGGATTGCCTTTAGAAATAATGCAAATTCCTGAAATGCCAACGATGGAAGTTTATGAAGCCGTAATGCGGGAAACTCTTTTGAAATTAAAAAATCAAGGGGTAACACATTCTGTTTTTGGCGATATTTTTCTCGAAGATTTAAGAAAATACAGGGAAGACAAATTAGCCGAAATCGGATTTGAAGGTGTTTTTCCGCTTTGGAAAATTCCAACACAAGATTTAATTCAAGAATTCATGAATTTGGGTTTTAAAACGATTGTGGTTTGCGTAAACGAACGCTTTTTGGATAAAAGTTTTGTGGGAAGAATTATAGATCAAGATTTTATAAATGACTTGCCAAAGAATGTTGATGTCTGCGGTGAAAATGGTGAATTTCATACGTTTACTTTTGACGGTCCGATTTTTTCAAAACCAATCCAATTTGAGATTGGTGAAGTAGTGTATCGAAAATACGAAAGACCAAAAGAAGAGGATGCCTCTGATACGGCTTGTGATACCAGCGCTTCAGATGCGTTTGATTTTGGATTTTGGTATTGTGATTTGGTTGAAAAATAA
- a CDS encoding DUF1697 domain-containing protein, producing MTTHLALLRGINVSGHNMIKMEALKTTLEAIGFQNVQTYIQSGNVFVDTEEENAPAVGFKIKQEIFKVFGHEVPVVVIGSADLEACFKNNPFLKEKDVDIKKLYVAFISATLQSTSMNDLKISQFKPDEASIDASRIYIKYAVGAGKTRFDQKYIEKKLNVNATIRNWNTVTQLLKMYEER from the coding sequence ATGACAACTCATCTCGCATTGCTTCGTGGCATCAATGTTTCAGGTCACAATATGATAAAAATGGAGGCTTTAAAAACAACTTTGGAAGCCATTGGTTTTCAAAATGTGCAAACTTATATTCAGTCAGGAAATGTTTTTGTGGATACCGAAGAAGAAAATGCTCCTGCCGTTGGTTTCAAAATAAAGCAGGAGATTTTCAAGGTTTTTGGTCATGAAGTACCCGTTGTGGTTATTGGTTCCGCGGATTTAGAAGCGTGTTTTAAGAACAATCCTTTTTTAAAGGAAAAAGACGTCGATATCAAAAAATTATACGTGGCTTTTATTTCTGCAACTTTACAAAGTACCAGTATGAATGATTTGAAAATCAGTCAATTTAAACCGGATGAAGCCAGTATTGATGCCAGCAGAATTTATATTAAATACGCTGTTGGAGCCGGAAAAACACGATTCGACCAGAAATACATTGAGAAAAAATTAAATGTAAACGCCACCATTCGAAATTGGAACACTGTGACGCAGTTATTAAAAATGTATGAAGAAAGATAA